Sequence from the Micrococcales bacterium genome:
ATGACGCCGGTGACATTACGGTTCTCGAAGGCTTGGACGCGGTCCGTAAACGACCAGGGATGTACATTGGCTCGACCGGAGAACGCGGCTTGCACCACCTGGTCTACGAGGTGGTTGATAACGCTGTAGACGAGGCCTTGGCCGGGTTCGCCAGCCGCATTGAGGTCACCATCATGCCCGATGGCGCGCTGCGGGTGATCGACAACGGCCGCGGCATTCCGGTTGATGAGCACCCGGTCGAAAAGAAGCCAGCCCTGGAGGTGGTGCTGACGATGCTGCACGCCGGGGGCAAGTTTGGCGGCGGCGGCTATGCCGTTTCTGGTGGCTTGCACGGGGTTGGCGTCTCGGTGGTTAATGCTTTGTCTTCGCGGCTTGAAGCCATGGTTTGGCGCGATGGTTTCACGTGGAACATGACCTTCGACCACGGCGAGCCGGTGGGCCCACTGGAACAGGGCGCTCCGACCGGAAAAACCGGCACTGTCATCACTTTCTGGCCAGACCCAGAGGTCTTCGAGACAGTTGATTTCGACTTTGAGACGCTTAGGATCCGGTTCATGCAGATGGCCTTCTTGAACAAGGGGCTGACCATCTCGCTAATCGACATGAGACCAAAACACTTCTCCAAGGTTGAGTCGGACCATGCCGCTGAGGAGCCAGAATCCTCCCGGCGGGTGACCTACCGTTTTGATCGCGGCCTGATCGACTACGTTGGACACTTCAACGCCGCCCGCAAGGCCGAGCCGGTTAATCCAGAGATCATCTATTTTGAGGCTGAGGCTGGCGATAGGACCATTTCGGTGGAAATAGCCATGCAATGGACCACGGCTTACTCCGAGGCCGTCCATACCTTTGCCAACACCATCAACACCACTGAAGGCGGTACCCACGAGGAAGGTTTCAGGGCAGCGTTGACCTCGCTGATCAACCGCTACGCCCGCGACAAGGGACTGCTGAAGGACAAAGACGAAAACCTGACCGGGGATGACGTGCGGGAGGGTTTGACCGCGGTGATTTCGGTCAAGCTGACTGAGCCGCAATTTGAGGGTCAAACCAAAACCAAGCTGGGCAACACTGAGGCCAAGACTTATGTCCAACGCATGGTTGGCGACCATTTGGCCGATTGGTTCGACGCTCACCCAAGTGAGGCCAAGTCGGTTATCCGAAAGGCTCAACAGGCCTCGGCCGCCCGGATGGCGGCGCGTAAGGCGCGCGAGGCCACACGGCGCAAAGGCCTGCTCGAATCGGGTGGCATGCCGGGCAAACTGAGGGATTGTTCCTCCCGGGACCCGGCGGTCAGCGAGATATTCATTGTCGAGGGTGATTCGGCTGGTGGTTCTGCCTCCTCTGGACGCAACCCGGAGACCCAAGCCATTTTGCCCATCCGCGGCAAGATCCTGAACGTCGAAAAGGCCAGGTTGGACCGCGCCTTGTCCAACACCGAAATCCAAGCTCTCATCACCGCCTTTGGTACCGGCATCGGCGAAGACTTTGACCTGGCCAAGCTGCGCTACCACAAGGTGGTGCTGATGGCAGACGCGGACGTGGACGGAAAACACATCCAAACGCTCCTACTGACCTTGCTCTTCCGCTACATGCCGCAGCTGATTGAGCACGGCCACGTCTTTTTGGCCCAGCCGCCGCTTTACCGTTTGAAATGGTCTGGTTCGGCCCATGAGTTCGCCTATTCCGATAAGGAACGCGACGCGCTGCTGGCCTTCGGCGCCGAGCAGGGCAAGCGGATCCCCAAGGACAATGGCATCCAGCGCTACAAGGGCCTGGGCGAAATGAACTACCAGGAGCTATGGGAGACCACCATGGATCCGGCCACACGTACTTTGCTGCAGGTCACCATGGAATCGGCGGCGGCCGTCGACGAGACTTTTTCGATTCTGATGGGAGACGATGTCGAATCTCGTAAGGCCTTCATCCAACGCAATGCCCATGACGTTCGTTTCCTTGATATTTGATATGACCGATCGCAGAGAGGTTCGCCTGTGAGCCAGGCCCAGACCCCTAACCCACCGCCAGCCACAGGCCGGATTGAACCGGTTGACTTACAAGCCGAAATGAGGCGTAGCTATCTGGACTACGCCATGTCGGTGATTGTTGGGCGGGCCCTGCCAGATATTCGTGATGGCCTCAAACCGGTCCACCGACGGGTCATCTACGCCATGTATGACGGCGGCTACCGTCCCGACCGAGGTTATTCCAAATGCACCCGGGTAGTTGGCGAGGTCATGGGCCAGTACCACCCGCACGGGGATTCGGCCATCTACGACACCTTGGTTCGTTTGGCTCAGCCCTGGTCACTGCGTAACCCTCTGGTTGACGGACAGGGCAATTTTGGCTCACCGGGCGACGATGCCCCGGCCGCACCTAGGTACACCGAATGCCGCATGGCACCACTGGCCCTGGAAATGGTTCGTGACATAGAGCGCGACACAGTTGACTT
This genomic interval carries:
- the gyrB gene encoding DNA topoisomerase (ATP-hydrolyzing) subunit B gives rise to the protein MAIDESTSVPTGYDAGDITVLEGLDAVRKRPGMYIGSTGERGLHHLVYEVVDNAVDEALAGFASRIEVTIMPDGALRVIDNGRGIPVDEHPVEKKPALEVVLTMLHAGGKFGGGGYAVSGGLHGVGVSVVNALSSRLEAMVWRDGFTWNMTFDHGEPVGPLEQGAPTGKTGTVITFWPDPEVFETVDFDFETLRIRFMQMAFLNKGLTISLIDMRPKHFSKVESDHAAEEPESSRRVTYRFDRGLIDYVGHFNAARKAEPVNPEIIYFEAEAGDRTISVEIAMQWTTAYSEAVHTFANTINTTEGGTHEEGFRAALTSLINRYARDKGLLKDKDENLTGDDVREGLTAVISVKLTEPQFEGQTKTKLGNTEAKTYVQRMVGDHLADWFDAHPSEAKSVIRKAQQASAARMAARKAREATRRKGLLESGGMPGKLRDCSSRDPAVSEIFIVEGDSAGGSASSGRNPETQAILPIRGKILNVEKARLDRALSNTEIQALITAFGTGIGEDFDLAKLRYHKVVLMADADVDGKHIQTLLLTLLFRYMPQLIEHGHVFLAQPPLYRLKWSGSAHEFAYSDKERDALLAFGAEQGKRIPKDNGIQRYKGLGEMNYQELWETTMDPATRTLLQVTMESAAAVDETFSILMGDDVESRKAFIQRNAHDVRFLDI